One Micromonospora craniellae genomic region harbors:
- a CDS encoding FAD-dependent oxidoreductase — protein MNRERDEIAVVGAGLAGCLLACYLARRGYPVALYERRPDPRTGTVERGRSINLALSERGLDALRRIGLDEQVMADALPMRGRMVHPVLGEPGFQSYSVSGDRAINSISRGALNNALLEAAAKLPGVRIAFDHRLVGLDPDTARMTFETPQGAVTADARVVLGADGAGSAVRGQLLEHGLLTESVDFLDYGYKELTIPPAGGDFALDEGALHIWPRGTSMMIALPNPDRSFTCTLFWPTHGTASFASLGSKAAIERHFAQHYPDLPPLAPDLVDDYQHNPVGVLGTVRCDPWQVNGRIGLLGDAAHAIVPFYGQGANCAFEDVVELDRCLSECADDWSAALPLFQRRRQDNAEAIARMALANFVEMRDKVASPVFRTRKKIEHALERALPGRYVSQYEMVSFSTVPYAQVRRRVRRQCQVLGAVAAGVLAAAVAGVAVAFGRGRRG, from the coding sequence ATGAACCGGGAACGCGACGAGATCGCCGTGGTCGGCGCCGGACTGGCCGGCTGCCTGCTGGCCTGTTACCTGGCCCGCCGGGGCTATCCGGTGGCGCTGTACGAGCGGCGGCCGGATCCGCGTACCGGGACGGTCGAACGGGGGCGGTCGATCAACCTGGCGCTCTCCGAGCGCGGCCTGGACGCGCTGCGCCGGATCGGGCTCGACGAGCAGGTGATGGCCGACGCGCTGCCGATGCGGGGCCGGATGGTGCACCCGGTGCTCGGCGAGCCCGGGTTCCAGTCGTACAGCGTCTCCGGCGACCGGGCGATCAACTCGATCAGCCGGGGCGCGCTGAACAACGCGCTGCTGGAGGCCGCCGCGAAGCTGCCCGGCGTACGGATCGCCTTCGACCACCGGCTGGTCGGCCTGGACCCGGACACCGCGCGGATGACCTTCGAGACCCCGCAGGGCGCGGTCACCGCGGACGCGCGCGTGGTGCTCGGCGCCGACGGCGCCGGTTCGGCGGTACGCGGACAACTGCTCGAACACGGTCTGCTCACCGAGAGCGTCGACTTCCTCGACTACGGCTACAAGGAACTGACCATCCCGCCGGCCGGTGGTGACTTCGCCCTCGACGAGGGTGCGCTGCACATCTGGCCGCGCGGCACCTCGATGATGATCGCCCTGCCCAACCCGGACCGCTCCTTCACCTGCACGCTGTTCTGGCCCACCCACGGCACCGCGAGCTTCGCCTCGCTGGGCAGCAAGGCGGCGATCGAACGGCACTTCGCCCAGCACTACCCGGACCTGCCGCCGCTCGCCCCCGACCTGGTCGACGACTACCAGCACAACCCGGTCGGCGTGCTCGGCACCGTGCGGTGCGACCCGTGGCAGGTGAACGGACGCATCGGCCTGCTCGGCGACGCGGCGCACGCCATCGTGCCGTTCTACGGCCAGGGCGCGAACTGCGCCTTCGAGGACGTGGTGGAGCTGGACCGCTGCCTGTCCGAGTGCGCCGACGACTGGTCCGCCGCGCTGCCGTTGTTCCAGCGACGGCGGCAGGACAACGCCGAGGCGATCGCCCGGATGGCACTGGCCAACTTCGTGGAGATGCGCGACAAGGTCGCCTCGCCGGTGTTCCGGACTCGCAAGAAGATCGAGCACGCCCTGGAGCGGGCGCTGCCCGGACGGTACGTCAGCCAGTACGAGATGGTCTCCTTCTCCACCGTCCCGTACGCGCAGGTCCGCCGCCGGGTACGCCGGCAGTGCCAGGTGCTCGGCGCGGTGGCGGCCGGTGTGCTGGCGGCGGCGGTGGCCGGTGTGGCGGTGGCGTTCGGGCGCGGGAGGCGCGGATGA
- a CDS encoding 2-hydroxymuconic semialdehyde dehydrogenase → MTGHAPDGPALLRNFVGGEFRHDGPRFTRRSPVTGEPVFEVVEAGSSVVGDAVAAARAALRGSWGRMGERERAEVLRRVADELERRFDDLVTAEVADTGKAISQARTLDIPRGAANFRAFAEIVATAPTESFTTVTPTGGRALNYAVRKPVGVVAVIVPWNLPLLLLTWKVAPALACGNAVVVKPSEETPASATLLAEVMAAAGVPEGVFNLVHGFGPGSAGEFLTRHPDVDAITFTGESATGSAIMRAAADGVKAVSFELGGKNAGLVFADADLDAAVAGSVRSSFTNGGQVCLCTERILVQRPVFEEFTERLAARAAELAYGWPADEATVNMPLISHAHRDKVLGHYDLARSEGAQVLAGGGVPRFGDARDGGAYVQPTVVTGLGPDARTNREEIFGPVVHVAPFDDEDEAYELANGTEYGLAATVWTRDVGRAHRAGARLDAGIVWVNTWFLRDLRTPFGGVKASGIGREGGVHSLDFYSELTNVCVDLS, encoded by the coding sequence ATGACCGGGCACGCACCGGACGGCCCCGCCCTGCTCCGCAACTTCGTCGGCGGCGAGTTCCGCCACGACGGCCCCCGCTTCACCCGGCGCAGCCCGGTCACCGGCGAACCGGTCTTCGAGGTGGTCGAGGCCGGCTCGTCGGTGGTGGGCGACGCGGTGGCGGCGGCCCGGGCGGCGCTGCGCGGGTCGTGGGGCCGGATGGGGGAGCGGGAACGCGCCGAGGTGCTGCGCCGGGTCGCCGACGAACTGGAACGCCGCTTCGACGACCTGGTCACCGCCGAGGTGGCCGACACCGGCAAGGCCATCTCGCAGGCCCGCACCCTGGACATCCCACGTGGCGCGGCCAACTTCCGGGCCTTCGCCGAGATCGTGGCGACCGCGCCGACGGAGTCGTTCACCACGGTCACCCCGACCGGTGGCCGGGCACTCAACTACGCGGTCCGCAAACCGGTCGGCGTGGTTGCGGTGATTGTGCCGTGGAACCTGCCGCTGCTGCTGCTCACCTGGAAGGTCGCACCGGCTCTGGCCTGCGGCAACGCCGTGGTGGTCAAGCCCAGCGAGGAGACGCCCGCCTCGGCCACGCTGCTCGCCGAGGTGATGGCGGCGGCCGGTGTTCCGGAGGGCGTGTTCAACCTGGTGCACGGGTTCGGTCCCGGTTCGGCCGGCGAGTTCCTCACCCGGCATCCCGACGTCGACGCGATCACCTTCACTGGCGAGTCCGCCACCGGCAGCGCCATCATGCGCGCCGCCGCCGACGGGGTGAAGGCGGTCAGCTTCGAACTCGGCGGCAAGAACGCCGGGCTGGTCTTCGCCGACGCCGACCTGGACGCGGCGGTCGCCGGCTCGGTCCGGTCCAGCTTCACCAATGGCGGCCAGGTGTGCCTCTGCACCGAGCGGATCCTCGTGCAGCGGCCGGTGTTCGAGGAGTTCACCGAGCGGCTGGCGGCGCGTGCCGCCGAGCTGGCGTACGGCTGGCCCGCCGACGAGGCGACCGTGAACATGCCGCTGATCTCGCACGCCCACCGGGACAAGGTGCTCGGTCACTACGACCTGGCCCGGTCCGAGGGGGCGCAGGTGCTGGCCGGCGGCGGGGTACCCCGGTTCGGCGACGCCCGCGACGGCGGTGCGTACGTGCAGCCGACCGTGGTGACCGGGCTCGGCCCGGACGCCCGCACCAACCGCGAGGAGATCTTCGGACCGGTGGTGCACGTCGCGCCCTTCGACGACGAGGACGAGGCGTACGAGCTGGCCAACGGCACCGAGTACGGCCTGGCGGCGACCGTGTGGACCCGGGACGTGGGCCGGGCGCACCGGGCCGGCGCCCGGCTGGACGCCGGCATCGTCTGGGTCAACACGTGGTTCCTGCGCGACCTGCGTACCCCGTTCGGCGGGGTGAAGGCGTCCGGCATCGGCCGCGAAGGCGGCGTGCACTCGCTCGACTTCTACTCCGAACTCACCAACGTCTGCGTGGATCTGTCATGA